One genomic segment of Roseovarius nanhaiticus includes these proteins:
- a CDS encoding DUF2271 domain-containing protein has product MKSLLATLALTTALTLPGLAMARPVTLTTTLNNYGGDGAYLALYVTDASGAYVGSLWMAGGKSKYYEHLSDWYRATGGDTAQVNGITGASVGAGRSLEITLDLADALFDAGYTLHIDAAVEDMRDSPNEVAVPLTTAGAGTPVSGRRYIANFSYDM; this is encoded by the coding sequence ATGAAATCACTTCTCGCAACGCTCGCGCTTACCACCGCACTCACGCTTCCCGGCCTCGCTATGGCACGGCCCGTGACGCTCACAACCACCCTTAACAACTATGGTGGCGACGGCGCTTACCTCGCGCTTTACGTTACCGACGCCTCGGGCGCCTATGTCGGCAGTCTCTGGATGGCTGGTGGCAAGTCCAAGTACTACGAGCATCTGAGCGACTGGTACCGTGCCACGGGCGGCGATACCGCGCAGGTAAACGGTATCACCGGCGCCAGCGTCGGCGCGGGCCGCAGTCTCGAGATCACGCTCGATCTGGCCGACGCGCTGTTCGATGCGGGCTACACGCTGCACATCGACGCGGCAGTCGAGGATATGCGCGACAGCCCGAACGAGGTGGCCGTGCCGCTGACGACGGCGGGCGCGGGCACGCCGGTGAGCGGGCGGCGCTACATCGCCAACTTCTCCTACGACATGTGA
- a CDS encoding PepSY domain-containing protein → MKKTLTALALIALLPAGAALADDDDCNAPRDQWQPREAAMQMAEQNGWTVRDFEIDDGCYEIEGRDQNGREIEVKFDPATLQIVEMDYEDDDDDRGGARNPAPAGTVAPPQNGLFGNGAPPQVQVN, encoded by the coding sequence ATGAAAAAGACCCTGACCGCCCTTGCCCTGATCGCACTTTTGCCCGCCGGCGCTGCGCTGGCCGACGACGATGATTGCAATGCGCCCCGTGACCAGTGGCAGCCGCGCGAGGCCGCCATGCAGATGGCCGAACAGAACGGTTGGACGGTGCGCGACTTCGAGATCGACGACGGCTGCTACGAAATCGAAGGCCGAGACCAGAATGGCCGCGAGATCGAGGTGAAGTTCGATCCGGCGACGCTGCAGATCGTCGAGATGGACTACGAGGATGATGACGACGACCGCGGTGGCGCCCGCAATCCCGCGCCCGCTGGAACGGTCGCTCCTCCGCAGAACGGCCTCTTCGGAAACGGCGCCCCTCCGCAGGTTCAGGTGAACTGA
- a CDS encoding ferric reductase-like transmembrane domain-containing protein, which yields MIAASGITRDATMTDAARRDGNVPVPGLPPLSRLSLNSPLALTGPVLVALPCLLAALIGFNTYAPYGADAALGIAVGAAAVVAMAQTLILAARPPLVEPLFGGLDRMYRFHKWLGISAIVLMILHQQIEPDFERLVRETSLGELGEEAGELAFNALLALVAVSWFRRLPFTPLEIPYQIWRFSHRFMGALFAIVVFHQFFVDMPTEVDPSLSVLLNTFGIAGVIAWIFTELVAPYLRRREFTVTEISQTKDTTTLTLRPEGRAMRWRPGQFAFFRAPEAGLSEPHPFTIASAPRPDGTLTFSIRGLGGWTRSMPAILRTGTRVQVEGPYGRFNFRKGGARQIWLAGGIGITPFLAWAESLTEAESRDIHLIYCVPTQEEAIGVETLRAAAARNPRFSFEVVVTTRDGRLTAERLIGAVPFAIRQADLWFCGPTGLKDGILKGLKAQGQTPRRVRFEQFEFT from the coding sequence ATGATCGCCGCGAGCGGGATCACGAGAGACGCGACGATGACTGATGCAGCGCGTCGCGACGGTAATGTCCCGGTGCCGGGCCTGCCGCCACTCTCCCGGCTTTCCCTAAACTCTCCTCTAGCTCTGACGGGCCCGGTGCTGGTTGCGTTGCCATGCCTGCTGGCGGCACTGATCGGGTTCAACACCTATGCGCCCTATGGCGCGGATGCAGCACTTGGCATTGCCGTCGGGGCCGCGGCAGTTGTCGCGATGGCACAGACCCTGATCCTCGCCGCACGGCCGCCGCTGGTAGAACCATTGTTCGGCGGTCTCGATCGCATGTACCGTTTCCACAAGTGGCTTGGTATTTCCGCAATCGTCCTGATGATCCTGCACCAGCAGATCGAGCCGGATTTCGAGCGTTTGGTGCGTGAAACCTCCCTTGGTGAACTTGGTGAAGAGGCGGGCGAACTTGCCTTCAACGCGCTTCTCGCCCTGGTTGCTGTCAGCTGGTTCCGGAGATTGCCCTTCACCCCACTGGAAATCCCCTATCAGATCTGGCGGTTCAGCCATCGTTTCATGGGGGCCCTTTTTGCAATCGTGGTCTTTCACCAGTTCTTCGTCGACATGCCGACAGAGGTAGATCCATCGCTCTCGGTGCTACTGAACACATTCGGCATCGCCGGAGTGATCGCGTGGATATTTACCGAGCTTGTCGCCCCGTACCTGCGGCGTAGAGAATTCACCGTCACAGAGATCAGCCAGACCAAGGACACCACCACGCTGACCCTCCGCCCCGAGGGGCGGGCCATGCGGTGGCGGCCGGGGCAATTCGCCTTCTTCCGCGCACCAGAGGCAGGACTGTCCGAGCCGCACCCTTTCACGATTGCCAGCGCCCCGCGCCCTGACGGCACCCTGACGTTCTCCATCCGAGGCTTGGGTGGCTGGACACGAAGCATGCCCGCCATCTTGCGGACCGGAACGCGCGTGCAGGTCGAAGGGCCATATGGACGGTTCAATTTCCGCAAGGGCGGTGCGCGCCAAATATGGCTTGCCGGCGGCATCGGTATCACGCCGTTCCTCGCCTGGGCGGAAAGCCTGACAGAGGCGGAGAGTCGCGACATTCACCTCATCTACTGCGTTCCGACACAAGAAGAGGCGATTGGGGTAGAGACGCTGCGCGCTGCGGCTGCCCGCAACCCGAGGTTCAGTTTCGAGGTGGTCGTTACGACGCGCGATGGCAGGCTCACGGCCGAGCGCCTGATTGGCGCGGTCCCTTTCGCGATCCGGCAAGCCGATCTGTGGTTCTGCGGCCCAACCGGTCTGAAGGACGGGATTCTCAAGGGCTTGAAAGCACAAGGCCAAACGCCTCGCCGTGTCCGCTTCGAGCAGTTCGAATTCACCTGA
- a CDS encoding PepSY domain-containing protein: MKKTLTIIGFLAVFPVGAALADDDCFVPMADWQPRDAVAMLAEENGWTVRRIKIDDGCYEIDGRDAEGRAIEVTVHPATLEIIEFEYEDDEDDRRERDHERRDDD, translated from the coding sequence ATGAAGAAGACATTGACAATTATCGGCTTTCTCGCGGTCTTTCCGGTCGGCGCGGCGCTGGCTGACGACGATTGCTTCGTGCCGATGGCCGACTGGCAGCCGCGCGATGCTGTTGCCATGCTGGCTGAGGAAAATGGTTGGACGGTGCGCCGGATCAAGATCGATGACGGCTGCTACGAGATCGATGGGAGGGATGCCGAGGGGCGTGCGATCGAGGTGACTGTCCACCCGGCCACGCTGGAGATAATCGAGTTCGAATACGAGGACGACGAGGATGATCGCCGCGAGCGGGATCACGAGAGACGCGACGATGACTGA
- a CDS encoding response regulator transcription factor has translation MRILLIEDDTTLGAAVRDQIASDGQSVDWVTRLDAAADAMSATSYDLLLLDLMLPDGRGIGFLKGLRTRGDVTPVIILTALDQVSDRIEGLNAGADDYLVKPFDLSELSARIGSVARRYSGNPNPILTHGPLDIDLAARSVHRDGRHVPLTAREWALFEAFLARPGQLLSKAQLEEKLYAFDAEVESNTIEVHVSRLRKKLGSAIIETERGMGYRLGKP, from the coding sequence ATGCGCATATTGCTGATCGAGGACGACACGACTCTTGGCGCTGCCGTGCGCGACCAGATCGCATCTGATGGCCAGTCAGTAGACTGGGTCACGCGGCTAGACGCGGCGGCAGACGCGATGAGCGCAACCTCCTACGACCTGCTCCTGCTCGACCTCATGCTACCAGACGGACGTGGTATCGGGTTCCTCAAGGGCCTCAGGACGCGTGGAGACGTGACGCCGGTCATCATCCTGACGGCGCTCGACCAGGTCTCCGATAGGATCGAAGGCCTCAATGCGGGCGCTGACGACTATCTTGTGAAGCCCTTCGACCTGTCGGAACTGTCGGCACGGATCGGATCGGTCGCGCGGCGCTACAGCGGCAACCCCAACCCGATCCTGACCCACGGACCGCTCGACATCGACCTTGCCGCGCGCAGCGTCCATCGGGATGGCAGACATGTGCCGCTGACGGCGCGGGAATGGGCGCTCTTCGAGGCCTTCCTGGCGCGTCCCGGGCAGCTCCTGTCCAAGGCGCAGTTGGAGGAGAAGCTCTACGCTTTCGACGCCGAAGTCGAGAGCAACACCATCGAGGTGCACGTGAGCCGCCTGCGCAAGAAACTGGGGAGCGCCATCATCGAGACCGAGCGCGGCATGGGTTACCGGCTGGGCAAGCCATGA
- a CDS encoding ATP-binding protein encodes MMWPSSLQVRLGLSLGLVLTILWLAAATVTAVIVRGEMDEVFDSALRETAERILPLAVTDIVGREDQGVTQRLAPIREHDEFFTYIVRDAEGRILLQSHAADPAVFPPYDGPGFGQNATHRLYSDAALQGTISITVAEPLAHRASVAREIQMSLGLPLLVVLPLALASIILAVRFSLAPLHRFRTRLEARGVRDLSEVPAADLPTEIRPLAATLNSLLARLRDAFEAERSFAANAAHELRTPLAGAIAQAQRLRSETKDPTIDARAAEIEATLKRLARLSERLLQLARAEGGRLRMDQSADVRTITRVVVEDIARSTENGRLMLNLPDTPVLSDIDPDALGILCRNLVENALRHGAQNAPVEVTLTSDGQLIVANEGPAVATQTLERLTGRFERADAKTDGSGLGLAIVSAIAERIETSLLLQSPRPGETSGFQASVRLPTDAPNAHVKDREHWP; translated from the coding sequence ATGATGTGGCCATCCAGCCTTCAGGTACGGCTCGGCTTGTCACTCGGCCTTGTGCTGACGATCCTCTGGCTCGCCGCCGCCACGGTTACCGCGGTGATCGTTCGGGGCGAGATGGATGAGGTCTTCGACAGCGCCCTACGCGAAACCGCCGAGCGCATCCTGCCGCTGGCCGTGACCGACATCGTCGGGCGAGAAGATCAGGGTGTGACGCAGCGCCTCGCGCCGATCCGGGAGCATGACGAGTTCTTTACCTACATCGTACGCGATGCCGAGGGACGCATCCTGCTGCAATCCCATGCGGCGGACCCTGCCGTGTTCCCTCCATACGACGGGCCGGGATTTGGGCAGAACGCCACACATCGCCTCTACAGCGACGCGGCGCTCCAGGGGACGATCAGCATCACCGTGGCCGAACCGTTGGCGCATCGCGCTTCGGTTGCTCGGGAAATCCAGATGAGCCTCGGCCTGCCGCTGCTGGTTGTGCTGCCGTTGGCGCTCGCGTCGATTATTCTCGCTGTGCGCTTTAGCCTCGCCCCTCTCCATCGGTTCCGTACGCGGCTTGAAGCGCGCGGCGTGCGCGACCTGTCAGAAGTACCCGCGGCCGACCTGCCGACAGAAATCCGACCGCTGGCTGCAACCTTGAACAGCCTTTTGGCTCGGTTGCGCGACGCGTTCGAGGCTGAGCGAAGTTTTGCAGCCAATGCGGCTCATGAACTAAGGACACCATTGGCGGGCGCTATCGCCCAAGCGCAGCGACTGCGGTCAGAGACCAAAGATCCGACCATCGACGCGCGCGCCGCCGAGATCGAGGCGACGCTCAAGCGTCTCGCTCGGCTGTCCGAACGTCTCCTGCAGCTTGCGCGGGCGGAAGGCGGTAGACTTCGGATGGACCAGAGCGCTGATGTCAGAACCATCACTCGGGTCGTGGTGGAAGATATTGCGCGCAGCACAGAGAACGGGCGCCTTATGTTGAACTTGCCGGACACGCCTGTCTTGTCTGATATCGACCCCGACGCATTGGGAATTCTGTGCCGGAATCTGGTGGAAAACGCCCTACGCCACGGGGCGCAGAATGCCCCAGTCGAGGTTACACTCACGAGCGACGGGCAGTTGATCGTGGCGAACGAGGGCCCCGCGGTAGCAACCCAAACACTCGAACGCCTGACAGGGCGCTTCGAGAGGGCAGATGCAAAAACTGATGGTAGCGGGCTTGGCCTCGCTATCGTCTCAGCCATCGCAGAACGGATCGAAACCTCTCTCTTGCTCCAGTCACCACGTCCCGGTGAAACTTCTGGATTTCAGGCATCCGTCAGATTGCCAACTGATGCTCCAAATGCCCATGTGAAAGATCGGGAGCATTGGCCTTGA
- the repC gene encoding plasmid replication protein RepC: MDYTPISPFMRPISHAHLRVVERPEASVPGKPVNKWELLRELSKAQAAFGVSERDLTVLQGLLSFFPDDALGGNTEMVVFPSNKAICERLNGMPCSTMRRHLARLVEARLLMRRDSPNGKRYVRKRGEDRVAFGFDLSPLYCRAEEIARAAEAVREAEDRVRRLREVVSLMRRDLAALAEFGEEIQPGLGLWDQLRDKAALTARALRRKLSLEDLSAFRTELETLLDQARNVIDGPETEEMNTNDAQCERHHHNSNKESIDLEPALEKGGAAGRAPDDDTGEPVADLEESDTRRVPKIPLHLVIAGCPSLKTFYQGDIRHWHQLFDAACHVRPAMGISVSAWEEAQRCMGPEQASIVVVAMLERFSDIRSPGGYLRALTSKAAAGEFSCGPMVMALIGRRSAA; encoded by the coding sequence ATGGATTACACACCGATTTCGCCGTTTATGCGGCCGATCTCGCACGCCCATCTGCGCGTGGTCGAGCGTCCTGAGGCGTCTGTTCCCGGCAAGCCCGTCAACAAGTGGGAGCTCCTCCGTGAGCTGTCCAAGGCACAGGCCGCCTTCGGGGTTTCCGAGCGCGATCTGACCGTTCTTCAGGGACTTCTCAGCTTTTTTCCGGACGATGCGCTTGGCGGGAACACCGAAATGGTCGTCTTCCCATCCAACAAGGCGATCTGCGAGCGGCTGAACGGCATGCCTTGCTCGACGATGCGCCGTCACCTCGCCCGGTTGGTAGAGGCACGCTTGCTCATGCGGCGCGATAGCCCCAATGGGAAGCGGTATGTGCGCAAGCGTGGCGAAGATCGGGTGGCCTTCGGCTTTGATCTCTCCCCGCTCTATTGCCGGGCCGAGGAAATTGCACGGGCTGCAGAGGCTGTGCGTGAGGCCGAGGACCGTGTGCGGCGACTGAGGGAGGTAGTGAGCCTTATGCGTCGCGACTTGGCCGCTCTGGCGGAGTTCGGCGAGGAGATCCAGCCCGGGCTTGGCCTATGGGACCAGCTCCGCGACAAGGCAGCCCTCACCGCCCGCGCTCTTCGCCGCAAACTCTCGCTTGAGGATCTGTCGGCATTTCGGACTGAACTGGAGACCCTTCTTGACCAGGCGCGTAATGTGATTGACGGTCCTGAAACAGAAGAAATGAACACCAATGATGCCCAATGTGAGCGTCACCATCATAATTCAAATAAAGAATCTATAGATCTTGAACCTGCCTTAGAAAAAGGCGGGGCGGCGGGACGCGCGCCTGATGATGATACGGGTGAGCCCGTGGCTGACCTTGAAGAGTCTGACACGAGGCGGGTGCCGAAAATCCCACTCCACCTGGTAATCGCCGGCTGTCCCTCGCTCAAGACTTTCTATCAGGGCGACATTCGACACTGGCACCAACTTTTCGACGCGGCTTGTCATGTAAGGCCGGCCATGGGGATCAGTGTTTCCGCGTGGGAAGAAGCGCAACGCTGCATGGGACCAGAGCAAGCCTCGATCGTCGTCGTGGCCATGCTGGAACGATTCTCTGACATCAGATCACCGGGTGGATACTTGCGGGCGCTGACGTCCAAGGCCGCGGCGGGCGAATTCTCTTGCGGTCCGATGGTCATGGCTTTGATCGGTCGGCGAAGTGCGGCTTAA